The Metamycoplasma phocicerebrale genome includes a region encoding these proteins:
- the dnaA gene encoding chromosomal replication initiator protein DnaA — protein sequence MKYKEKEIDLNVSNSILQNELKNTASDSMIYESFFSNLRLVHVDENHAYVKTSPSLIDYIKTNHFQTIQRAIVNTLDKKIILILISSLDEIGPIVDKNKTQSFINNSKISNVKKDLTFKNYATGNFNKMALKAAKKICTEYDDISNPLFIHSNSGLGKTHLLHAIGNELTKQNKNCLYINPDNLTRRLVEQLKSKNQEQINKIVDELTSYDCLMFDDVQQYGNKESTLNVLFNIINTMKTNNKQIIFCADKDPSYLGGFEQRFITRFQGGLIIEINNLQMDDVISILKFKLSENNINPELWEDESLRYIARNFSTSIRAIEGAISRIKLFSEGDDFFTYDIRTIQNIFKNVTKAEESITPEKVIETVCKYYGIEKKKIKSISRAQEIVIPRKIAIYLIRNNFSFTLKEIGKMVGDQAHSTVIASLNWIESNLKSNSTLKMAIEKIQDSLKKIV from the coding sequence ATGAAATATAAAGAAAAAGAGATCGATTTGAATGTAAGTAATTCTATTTTACAAAATGAGTTAAAAAACACAGCAAGTGATTCAATGATATATGAAAGTTTTTTTTCAAACCTAAGACTAGTTCATGTTGATGAGAATCATGCATATGTTAAGACTTCGCCTTCATTGATTGATTATATTAAGACGAACCATTTTCAAACTATTCAAAGGGCAATTGTAAATACTCTGGATAAAAAAATTATTTTGATTTTAATATCTTCACTTGATGAAATTGGACCAATAGTGGATAAAAATAAAACCCAAAGTTTTATTAATAATTCAAAAATAAGCAATGTAAAAAAAGATTTAACTTTTAAAAATTATGCAACAGGTAATTTTAATAAAATGGCTCTAAAAGCTGCAAAGAAAATTTGTACTGAATATGATGATATTTCTAATCCATTATTTATTCACTCTAATAGTGGTTTAGGAAAAACACATTTATTACATGCAATTGGAAATGAATTAACAAAACAAAATAAAAATTGCTTATATATTAATCCTGATAATTTAACTAGAAGATTAGTGGAACAACTTAAATCAAAAAATCAAGAACAAATAAATAAAATAGTTGATGAATTAACATCTTATGATTGTTTAATGTTTGATGATGTTCAACAATATGGAAATAAAGAAAGTACTTTAAATGTTTTGTTTAATATCATTAATACAATGAAAACAAATAATAAACAAATTATTTTTTGTGCAGATAAAGATCCATCTTATCTTGGAGGATTTGAACAAAGATTTATAACAAGATTTCAAGGTGGATTAATAATTGAAATTAATAATTTGCAAATGGATGATGTTATTTCTATTTTAAAATTTAAGTTATCTGAAAATAACATTAACCCCGAATTATGGGAAGATGAGTCCTTAAGATATATAGCTCGAAATTTTTCAACTTCAATAAGAGCTATAGAAGGAGCTATTAGTAGAATAAAATTATTTTCTGAAGGAGATGATTTCTTTACTTATGATATAAGAACTATTCAAAATATTTTTAAAAATGTAACCAAAGCAGAAGAAAGCATTACGCCAGAAAAAGTAATAGAAACAGTATGTAAATATTACGGAATTGAAAAGAAAAAGATAAAAAGTATCAGTAGAGCTCAAGAAATTGTTATTCCTCGTAAAATAGCTATTTATTTAATAAGAAACAATTTTAGCTTTACTTTAAAAGAAATAGGAAAAATGGTTGGAGATCAAGCTCATTCAACTGTGATAGCTTCTTTAAATTGAATTGAATCTAATTTAAAAAGTAATTCAACTTTAAAAATGGCAATAGAAAAAATACAAGATTCTTTAAAGAAGATTGTTTAA
- the dnaN gene encoding DNA polymerase III subunit beta, translating into MELKINKLLLDNAIEKVAKAIDPNPFIPELKGILLNAEGNKITLIGSNGAISIKHEILASMDAEIIVPGSILVDLSLFRNIIKKLDNDIVLKAQENTLEVLTENDRFSLNLYNAYEYPPIDFSIYGDQVKVNWNTLKNIVRNVGVAASTLETNIILCCINMSAQNKKLKFVATDKYRYAEEVLDIEDDVNFNISILAKNLKDILNFEYNGDVVLNISDQKVLFEIDGTIIESKVVDQVYLDVSKIIPKNFAYTLVINKRELNNLLNKASVIISENYNKIRLHIQDQVLTISSTREEIANAEIKSQKFSYSDTELKLALNSRFLKDAIQSFEEEITLSFTADKMRIVITSESNPNLYHLITPQRGF; encoded by the coding sequence ATGGAATTAAAAATTAATAAATTATTATTAGATAATGCAATAGAAAAAGTAGCAAAAGCAATAGATCCTAATCCTTTTATACCTGAATTAAAGGGGATTTTGTTAAATGCTGAAGGAAATAAAATAACTTTAATTGGTTCAAACGGAGCAATAAGTATTAAGCATGAAATTCTTGCAAGTATGGATGCAGAAATTATTGTTCCTGGTTCAATTTTGGTAGATCTTTCTTTATTTAGAAATATAATTAAAAAATTAGATAACGATATTGTTTTGAAGGCTCAAGAAAACACTTTAGAAGTGTTGACTGAAAATGATAGATTTAGTTTAAATTTATATAATGCTTATGAATATCCCCCTATAGATTTTTCAATTTATGGTGATCAAGTTAAGGTTAATTGAAATACTTTAAAAAATATTGTGCGAAATGTAGGAGTAGCTGCGTCAACCTTAGAAACAAATATTATATTATGTTGTATAAATATGTCGGCACAAAATAAAAAATTAAAATTTGTAGCAACTGATAAATATCGTTATGCAGAAGAAGTATTAGATATAGAAGATGATGTTAACTTTAATATTTCAATATTAGCCAAAAATTTAAAAGATATTTTAAACTTTGAATACAATGGCGATGTTGTTCTAAATATTTCAGATCAAAAAGTTTTGTTTGAAATAGATGGAACAATTATTGAATCTAAAGTTGTAGATCAAGTGTATTTAGATGTTTCTAAAATAATACCTAAAAATTTTGCTTATACTTTAGTAATTAATAAAAGAGAATTAAATAATTTATTAAATAAAGCTTCTGTTATTATTAGTGAAAATTATAATAAAATAAGACTTCATATTCAAGATCAGGTTTTGACGATTTCTTCAACTAGAGAAGAAATTGCTAATGCAGAAATTAAGTCACAAAAATTTAGTTATAGTGATACAGAATTAAAATTAGCTTTAAACTCAAGATTCTTGAAGGATGCAATTCAAAGTTTTGAAGAAGAAATAACCTTATCATTTACAGCCGATAAAATGAGAATTGTTATAACATCTGAATCTAATCCTAATTTATATCATTTAATAACTCCACAAAGAGGTTTCTAA